AGAAGGCTCCGGCCGCACCGGCCCCGGCACCCGAGCCCGCCCCTGAGCCCGAGGCTCCCGCCGAGCCGGAAGCCCCGGTCGCCGAGGCAGCGCCGGAAACCCTGGTCGCCGAGGCGCCGGCCGCACCGGCCAAGCCGGAACCGGAGGCCCCGAAGGCCAAGCCGGGCGCCCTCGGCTTCAAGCCCGGCGCCAAGGCCCCCGGCCGCCGGTAGGTAGACAACCGAGAAGTGAGGCCCACAACCCGCGGAGTCAACGCTCCCGGTTGTGGGCCTCACTTCTGCGTTGGGAGCCCTCGTACGACGTAGCGCCCCACCGGCCCACTCCCCCGCTGCGCCAGCGCCACCGCATCGCGGAACTTCGACGCGAGCGCACCGGGCGTCTCCAGGTCGGCCCACGTCCAGCGCAGCACCACCCAGCCGGCGTGACGCAGCCGGTCCTCCCGCAGCTTCTCCCGGTAGACGACATCCTCGGCGTCTGCGGTGGCGACGCCGTCGCGCCGGTACTTGATCCGGCCGTCGAACTCCCCGAGCACCCCGAGTTCCGGCCAGAGGAAGTCGACGCGCGCGAGCCAGCGGTCGTTCGCGTCGAACACGTCGACCTGTTCGAGGGGCAGGGGCAGGCGTTCCCGGATCATCAGCACGCGGCTGCGCGACTCGCCGACACTGTCGCTGCGCTCGCTCATCGCGGCCACCGCGCGGCGGGCGCGGGCACGCCCCGGGTGGCTGCCCATCCGCGCGACCACCCGTTCCAGCTCGTCACGCGTGAGAAGTCCCTGCCGCAGCGCGCGGTCGCCGAGCACCACGGCGTGCTCGAACGACTCCGACGCCGCGACGTCCACGACCGTCCGCGCGACCCCCACCACCCGCACCCCGCACTTCTCGACGACGTCGGTCTCGTCGAGCCGCGCGGCGTGCATGACGCGGCCGGGTGTCCGTTTTCCACCGCTGGTGCGGGGGTAGGTGAGGTGGACGTCGTCGAGCGGCAGACCCCAGGGCCGCAGCCCGTGCAGGACCGCGGCGGAGACGTGGCTGATCGCGGCGTCCGGCGACGACACGCACACCGACGCCACCGCGCGGTAGGCGTGGCGGCCGTGGTCGTCGGTCGCGTCGTAGAGGGTGCGGGGCAGGTAGACGCCCGACGTCAGTCGCACCCACTCGCCGCGGCGGACGGAGGTGCGGATCTGCGCGGGTCCGTGGCCGCGCGCGAGGGCGTCGGTGCGGTGGATGAGGTCGTCGCGCATGCACCTCAGCGTCGGTCATCCGACACCGCACACTCCCCGCGCAGGGCCGATCGGCGCCGATCTGTGGACGAACCGGGCGCCTGTGGACTACCCGTAGCGCGCTTCGAGCGCGGCCCGCTTGCCGGGTTGGATGTTGATCCGGGAGAAATCACCGTTGTAGTGCGCGACCAGCCGCCGATCCATCAGTCGCCGCCACAGCGGCGGGACCAGCGAGGTGAGGATCAGGACCGCGTAACCGGCGGGGAGCTGCGGGGCTTCGGGCATGGAGCGGAGCGTCTGGTAGCGCCGCTGCGGGTTGGCGTGGTGGTCGCTGTGCCGCTGCAGGTTGTAGAGGAACAGGTTGGAGCACACGTGGTCGCTGTTCCAGCTGTGCTCGGGCCGCACCCGTTCGTAGGAGCCGTCGGGCCGCTTGTTGCGCAGCAGGCCGTAGTGCTCGAGATAGTTGGCGCCCTCGAGGAACATGACGGCCATGACGGCCTGGACGACGAGCCACGGCGCGATCGACCAGCCGAAGACCGCGATGAGCACGGCGTAGAGCACGACGCTCAGTACCCAGGCGTTGAGGATGTCGTTGTGGCGCAGGTTCCAGAACGACTTGCCGCGACGGCCGAGCCGCGCCTTCTCGTAGCGGATCGCCGAGCGCAGGCTGCCGAAGACGGTGCGCGGGAGGAACCACCAGTAGCTCTCGCCCATGCGGGCGGTGGCGGGGTCCTCCGGGGTCGCGACCCGCACGTGGTGCCCGTGGTTGTGCTCGACGAAGAAGTGCCCGTAGAACGACTGGGCGAGCGCGATCTTGGCGAGGCGTCGTTCGATGGTGGTGCGTTTGTGCCCGAGCTCGTGGGCGGCGTTGATGCCGACGCCGCCGACGATGCCGAGGGTCGCGGCCATGGCGAAGCGTTCGCCCCCGGCCATCGGCTGGGTCACCCAGCACCAGCATCCGAAGAAGAGTCCGGCGTACTGCAGCGGCAGGTACAGGTAGGTGCAGTAGCGGTAGTACCTGTCGTTCTCGAGGGCTTTCATCACCCGTTCGGGTGGGTTGCGGGTGTCGAGCCGGGCGAGGGCGTCGACGAGCGGGCACAGCACCGCGATGACGAGCGCGCCGGAGGCCCAGAACACCCCGAGTTTCAGGTACTTCACCAGGAAGTAGCCGATGAACGGACTGAGGGGTATGACCAGTCCATACAGCCAGAAATATCGTTTGGGGTCTCTCCAGCCGTCGTACTGCTCCTTTCGACGGCTCGACGAATCCACCTTCACGACATCCATCTCCGCCCCTGTGGCACCGTTCGGTACAACGCCCCCCGCACTACCGAACGTAAAGCTCATACCGGTCAATCAAGTCGAATCGAGCGTACAAGCTGCACTTACTCATCGGTAAGGTGAACTGCCCCTTTGTGGCGCATGGCATAGAAGCCGAGGGCGGCGCCGCACGAAGGTGCGACGCCGCCGGGTACGGAAGAAAACGGAATGCGAGCTAGATGACGCGCACACCCTGGGCCTGCGGGCCCTTCTGGCCCTGACCGATCTCGAACTCGACCCGAGCACCCTCGTCGAGGGTCTTGAATCCGGTCGCCTGGATCTCGGAGTAGTGAACGAAGACGTCCGCTCCCCCGCCGTCCTGTTCGATGAAACCGAACCCCTTCTCCGCGTTGAACCACTTCACAGTGCCCTGCGCCATACTGCTTGCTCCTTGCATTCCCGCAGGTCGACCCGACTTGCGTCCCTGATGGAACCTCGATCATCCCACTGATCCGGACATTCGTCGCGTCGGTTTCCCGACCTGTTACCACACGATCGGAAATGCGGATGAAATCGGGTTGCGCGGCGGTGGCACCATGTAAGCCGTGACTACCGAGGAGCAAGGCCACCTTCACCACCGCATCAACCGCCGGCTCGAGCAGTCGTCGAAGCTTCGCAACGTGCTGTACGAGATCCGCGGGCCGGTGCACGCCCACGCCGCGAGGCTCGAGGCCGAGGGGCATCGCATCCTCAAGCTCAACATCGGCAACCCGGCCCCGTTCGGTTTCGAGGCACCGAGCACGATCGTGCAGGACATGATCGCTGCGCTGCCGCACGCACAGGGCTACTCGGAGTCCAAGGGCATCATCTCGGCGCGACGCGCGATCGTCACCCGTTACGAGCTCGTGCCGGGCTTCCCGAAGTTCGACATCAACGACGTCTACCTGGGCAACGGCGTCTCGGAGCTCATCACCATCACGATGCAGGCCCTCCTCGACGACGGCGACGAGGTGCTGATCCCGGCGCCCGACTACCCGTTGTGGACGGCGATGACCTCGCTCGCCGGTGGCACGCCGGTGCACTATCTGTGCGACGAGAGCAACGACTGGAATCCGGACATCGAGGATCTCGAGTCGAAGATCACCGAGCGCACCAAGGCGATCGTGGTCATCAACCCGAACAACCCGACGGGCGCGGTCTACTCACACGAGGTGCTCGAGCAGATCGTCCATTTGGCCCGCAAGCACCAGTTGCTGCTGCTCGCCGACGAGATCTACGACCGGATCCTCTACGACGATGCGAAGCACGTCTCGCTGGCGTCGCTGGCTCCCGACCTGCTGTGCCTGACCTACAACGGCCTGTCGAAGACCTACCGGGTGGCCGGTTACCGGTCGGGCTGGATGGTCATCACCGGTCCGCGCGACCACGCCGAGGGTTTCCTCGAGGGTGTGGATCTGCTCGCGTCGACGCGTCTGTGCCCGAACGTGCCGGCGCAGCACGCGATCCAGGTGGCACTGGGTGGTCATCAGAGCATCGAGGAGCTGATCCTGCCGGGTGGCCGCCTGCTCGAGCAGCGCGACGTGGCGTGGGAGCGGCTCAACGCGATCCCGGGTGTGAGCTGCGTGAAGCCGCGCGGTGCGCTGTACGCCTTCCCGCGTCTGGATCCGGAGGTCTACGAGATCCACGACGACGAGAAGCTGGTGCAGGATCTCCTGCTGCAGGAGCGCATCCTCATCACGCAGGGCACGGGCTTCAATTGGCCGAACCACGATCATTTCCGCATCGTGACGCTGCCGTGGGCGCGCGATCTGGCGGTGGCGATCGAGCGGATCGGCAACTTCCTGTCCTCCTACAAGCAGTAGGAGGGAATGTTCCACCGGGGTCCAACGATCGTTACGGGAACGTTATAGAACCCGATTAGGGACCAAAGTCCCTGATCAGCCCACCATCGGACCCTACCCAAGTGGACAGTTTGCACTGTTCGTGACCACGGACACAGGTCCGCCTCTTCCCGAGTCGGGTCTCGAACCAGTAATTTGTCTTATGGCACTTCGAGTGCCCGGGCTCCCTGGCCCATCGCCATCCCCCCTGTGCGAGGCCAGGTGACGGTGGCGGGGACACCCCCCCTGCTCCCCGCCACCACCAGCCCCTTTCTTCTTTCTCCACCGCTCTGGCTAGCCTGTGCCGATGAGTCACGGACATGGACACGGCCACGGGCATTCGGACGGTCCCACTCCCCTCGGCCCCATCGCCGCCAAGATCGTCGTCGGGCTGCTCGCCGCCATCGGTGTGATGGTTCTCATCGGGACTTTCGTACTCTGGCCGGACACCCGCACCGTCGAGGTTCCTGCGCCTTTCCAGACCACCGGCGGCGACGCCGTCGTCACCGAGGCCGGCACCGTGATCGAGCAGGGCACCGGCCCCTGTGGCAGCCCGTCCTTCGGCCGTGTCTTCACCACCGAGCCGCTGCCCCCGGCCGGCGCGGCCTACGAGTGCGAGCGCAGCATCGTCGCCATCGAGTCCGGCCCCAACTCCGGAGCGCGGACGCTGCTCGAGGTCATCCCCGGCCCGGGCCAGCCCGAACTGCAGGCCGGCGACGACATCCGCCTGGTCCGCCAGACCGATCCGTCGGGCGCCACCCAGTACTCCTTCTACGACTTCGCGCGCGGCCTGCCGCTCACCCTGGTGGTCGCGGCGTTCGCGATCGTCGTCGTGGTGGTCGCCCGCTGGCGGGGCCTGCGTGCCCTGATCGGCCTGGGCCTCGCGTTCGCGGTGCTCGTGGTGTTCATGCTGCCCGCCCTGCTCGACGGCAAGCCCGCGGTGCCGGTCGCGCTGGTCGGCGGCGCTCTGATCCTGTACGCCGTGCTCTACCTCGCGCACGGCGTGAACCTGCGGACCAGTTCGGCGCTGCTCGGCACCCTGGCATCGATGGTGGTCGCGGCGCTGCTGTCCTATGTCGCCATCCGGATGACGCACCTGACGGGCCTGTCGGAGGAACAGAACACCGACGTGCAGATGTACATCGGCCACGTGTCCATCTCCGGGCTGCTGCTCGCCGGGTTCATCATCGGCTCGCTCGGTGTGCTCAACGACGTCACCATCACCCAGGCCGCATCGGCGTTCGAGCTGGCGGGGCTGGATCCGACGTCGTCGCGACGGGAGATCTTCGCGGCGGCGATGCGGGTGGGCCGCGACCACATCGCCAGCACCGTCTACACCCTGGTGCTCGCCTACGCCGGTGGCGCGCTGCCGCTGCTGTTGCTGTTCTCCGTGGCGGGACGGTCGATCACCGACGTCGTCACGAGCGACGCCGTCGCCATCGAGCTGGTGCGCGCGGCCGTCGGCGGCATCGCG
This region of Rhodococcus sp. Z13 genomic DNA includes:
- a CDS encoding alkane 1-monooxygenase, translating into MDVVKVDSSSRRKEQYDGWRDPKRYFWLYGLVIPLSPFIGYFLVKYLKLGVFWASGALVIAVLCPLVDALARLDTRNPPERVMKALENDRYYRYCTYLYLPLQYAGLFFGCWCWVTQPMAGGERFAMAATLGIVGGVGINAAHELGHKRTTIERRLAKIALAQSFYGHFFVEHNHGHHVRVATPEDPATARMGESYWWFLPRTVFGSLRSAIRYEKARLGRRGKSFWNLRHNDILNAWVLSVVLYAVLIAVFGWSIAPWLVVQAVMAVMFLEGANYLEHYGLLRNKRPDGSYERVRPEHSWNSDHVCSNLFLYNLQRHSDHHANPQRRYQTLRSMPEAPQLPAGYAVLILTSLVPPLWRRLMDRRLVAHYNGDFSRINIQPGKRAALEARYG
- a CDS encoding cold-shock protein, giving the protein MAQGTVKWFNAEKGFGFIEQDGGGADVFVHYSEIQATGFKTLDEGARVEFEIGQGQKGPQAQGVRVI
- a CDS encoding pyridoxal phosphate-dependent aminotransferase, yielding MTTEEQGHLHHRINRRLEQSSKLRNVLYEIRGPVHAHAARLEAEGHRILKLNIGNPAPFGFEAPSTIVQDMIAALPHAQGYSESKGIISARRAIVTRYELVPGFPKFDINDVYLGNGVSELITITMQALLDDGDEVLIPAPDYPLWTAMTSLAGGTPVHYLCDESNDWNPDIEDLESKITERTKAIVVINPNNPTGAVYSHEVLEQIVHLARKHQLLLLADEIYDRILYDDAKHVSLASLAPDLLCLTYNGLSKTYRVAGYRSGWMVITGPRDHAEGFLEGVDLLASTRLCPNVPAQHAIQVALGGHQSIEELILPGGRLLEQRDVAWERLNAIPGVSCVKPRGALYAFPRLDPEVYEIHDDEKLVQDLLLQERILITQGTGFNWPNHDHFRIVTLPWARDLAVAIERIGNFLSSYKQ
- a CDS encoding YibE/F family protein, whose protein sequence is MSHGHGHGHGHSDGPTPLGPIAAKIVVGLLAAIGVMVLIGTFVLWPDTRTVEVPAPFQTTGGDAVVTEAGTVIEQGTGPCGSPSFGRVFTTEPLPPAGAAYECERSIVAIESGPNSGARTLLEVIPGPGQPELQAGDDIRLVRQTDPSGATQYSFYDFARGLPLTLVVAAFAIVVVVVARWRGLRALIGLGLAFAVLVVFMLPALLDGKPAVPVALVGGALILYAVLYLAHGVNLRTSSALLGTLASMVVAALLSYVAIRMTHLTGLSEEQNTDVQMYIGHVSISGLLLAGFIIGSLGVLNDVTITQAASAFELAGLDPTSSRREIFAAAMRVGRDHIASTVYTLVLAYAGGALPLLLLFSVAGRSITDVVTSDAVAIELVRAAVGGIALTLSVPLTTAIAAMLARADASDTLPKRGRHAR